The window TGCCTTTGGTAAATTTTTAACCTGCTACTCATATGACTAATTTTGCGGTGCCTGCGTTGGTGTAACCAAGACATCGATGCGTCGGTTGATGGCCCGGCCCTCAGGTGTTGTATTCGGGGCCAGTGGGCGATCGGGTCCAAATCCCTTGGCCTGAATATAATTTTCCGGAAGCGTCTTGTTCGCCACAAGGTAGGCTTGAACCGCCTCGGCTCGTTTTTGTGACAACTCCTGGTTTGTCTGGGCAGAACCGGTGCTGTCAGTATGCCCCTCAATTAAGACGTTGGGTTGAGAAAAGACCTGGATGGTCTTTTGAACTTTGCCAAGCAACGTATAATTTTCCGGGGTAAGGATTGCCTGCCCAACGGGGAACTTGATACCCCGTAACCGAATGATCAAATGATCGCCCTGCTTGTATACTTCCGCTTCATCGGGATTAAAAAAACCCTGAACAGTATTAAATTGTTCATTGAACTCTTTTTCAGCTGACAGTTTGCGTTTCACAGCCTCTTGTTCACGGGAATAGCCTTCTACACCCGCCAGATTTTGTTCTAACGAAGCGATTTGAGTCCGATAGCTGCTGTTTTCATTTTCAAGGGACTGCTTTGTCTGTTTGAGGGTCTGAACAGCGGCGGTCAACGTACTGAGCTGTGTCTCAAGCCCTTTGTCCCTAATATCACCGGTATTGAGAGTGTCGCCGAGTTGACCGAGTGAAGCTTCCATGTACAATGCAGATGCTTCGGGAGTCATGGACTGAAATTTTTTACTGCTTTCGCTGATTGCCATCAGTCGACGAGCCATGAATTCGGCATTCACATTTTTCTGGCTGATTTCTTCGGCTGCATAGGGGTTTCTTTCCGCATAGGCTTCCGCCTGTTTTAAGGCCTGTTCGGCAGCACTATAAGACATCGGTGCGATTTTATTGAGTTTTGCTTTTCTGGCATCATCCATCATCTTTCGGGTTTTGCCCAGGGCGTTATTTTTAATGGCCATGATCTCCAGCTTACGAAACCCGGATTGTACCTCTGCGGCATGGTTCTGGGCGTAACTCAAATTATCGTTTTCTATGGCCTGGGTGAGTTTTAGGTATTGGTTTTCCACATCCACATACGGCTTGCCCAACTTTTCGGCCCCTACCTTCAGCGCCTTGTCCCGATCTCCGTTAACTGCGCCAAGAATCGTTTGGGAGACTTTGGCGATCTCTTCAGCCTTTCTTAAGTTGGCGCTGCCATCAGCAACATAATCATTGATGGCAGATAGTTTGGCACCTTTTTCCAGAGCCTGTTTCGCTTTTGCAAAGGAAGCTTGCGCTTTTTGGAATAATCCAGGTGAAAGGACATCGATATTTCTGGTCCGTGCATCAGATAGGCTTGCTTCTAATTGATGCACGGATTGATTCACGGATGCATCGGGATTGATTGCTGAAACACTGGATGTTTGTCCTGTGGTACATGAGCTGACAATACTTAAAACAAAAAACAGCAGACATAAACGAATTATTCCTTTCATGTAACCCTCCCATAATGTTTTTGAACATAATTTGAAAATATAGATAAATTGGCTAAAAAGCAAAGAATGGAACTTGCTTTTTCCGCAAAAGAGTATAGTTAGCGGTCCCCTGTAAGTCAAGAATAAACCCGTATTGGACAAGATGCAGGCCATACGCGCCTGAAAGAAGTAGGCGCACATAATATAACGCACTGGGATGGCTATGCTTTTTTCATTATAACTCGATTTGGTTTGTCTTACACATACGGGGTTGGGTCCGGGATGCCGGCTTCGGTAAATCCTTTTATACGGTGCAGGCAGGAGTCACACCTGCCGCAGGAGCGTCCCTGACTATCCGGATCATAGCAGGATATGGTCAGGCTGTAATCCGCGCCCAAACGATGCCCTGTGACGATTATCTCGGATTTTGACATGTGGATCAAAGGGGTTTCAATGGTTAAAACAGTTTCCTTTGTTACCCCGGTTTTTGTGGCCAGATTGGCCATGGTCTGGAAGGCGTCAATAAATTGGGGCCTGCAGTCCGGGTATCCTGAATAATCCACGGCTGTAACACCGATGAAGATGGCTTCGGCCTTAAGCACCTCGGCCCAGGCCATGGCATAGGATAGGAAGATGGTGTTCCTGGCCGGGACATAGGTGACAGGAATTCGGGTTTGATCAATCTGCTCCACGGTTTCGTGTTTGGGCACGGCAATGTCGTCGGTAAGCGCAGAGCCTCCGAACTGGCGCAGGTCAATGTCCACGATCTTATGGTCAATGGTGCCCAGGTGGCGCGCCACCTTTTTCGCACATTCCAACTCAATGCTGTGACGCTGTCCGTACCTGAAACTTAAACTGTAAATATTGTACCCCCTGTCCCTGGCAATGGCCATGGCGGTGGTGGAGTCAATACCTCCGGATGAAAGAACAACGGCTTTTTGGGTCATGGGTTATACTCCTTTTAAATCCGGATCCCAGATGATTTTGTGTTGTTGCAGGGACAGCCTTGCTCCCAGTCTGTCTTCAAGTATCCATGCCGCAAGATCCGGCAGTTCAATCTTTCCAAAAACCGGGCTGATGTGAATGTGCTCCCGGGGATGGTTCATAAGGTGCGTATTAATGACGGATGTGGCGTATTCGTAGTCTTGCCTTGATCCCACCACGAATTTGATTTCATCTTTGGCTGTCATGTGGCTGAAATTGTCCAGAAGAAATGATCCGGCTTCACCGGATAGAGGACACTTGACATCCATGATACGGATACAGGCTGGATTTACCGGCGCAATACTCTGGCTCCCATTGGTTTCCAGAAGCACCTCAAATCCTTTTTCTAAAAGCACAGATATCAGTTCCGGGGTCTGGGGCTGAACCAAGGGCTCTCCACCGGTAATTTCAACCATGGGGCATTTATAGGCGGCCACCTGATCCACGATCTCATCTATGGACATGGGGACGGATTGTGTCTTTGCATAGGTGGTGTCGCACCAGGAACACGACAGGTTGCATCCGGACAGCCGGACAAACACGCAGGCAAGACCGGCCCGGGTGGATTCACCCTGCAGGCTGCAAAAAATCTCACAGATATCCAGAGACACTTATATCACCTGGTAGGATGATCCGCAGCCCGGGCTTTCAAATACCATGATTTTATGGATTTTGATAAATTCGGTGTTCAGGCGCCTGGAAAGCTCTGAGTAGAGAAACTTGGCTATATTCTCAGCCGTGGGATTGATTGATCCAAATTCGGCAACCTCATTGAGATTGGTGTGGTCCAGTCTGTTCAATACATCCTTGACCACGCTTTTAACATCCCTGAAATCTATGCCCATGCCCAACTGGTTGAGTTTTGTGCACCGGATGTGTGCTTCAACAACCCAGTTGTGGCCGTGCAGATTTGAGCAGTTGCCGTCATAGCCTCTCAGGGAATGGGCTGCTGCAAAATGGCTCTGGACACAAATGTCATATACGCCTGGCATAAATAGGTACTCCCTTAATAATAGATAACCCGGTGATTAAAAAAATCTATCATAATTTTGGCTTTGAATCAAAAATGTCAAGGTGATTAAATTTCTACTTTTCAAATTCATCCTTAAATTTCATAATCTTTGGATGGACACCTTAATATAATAAAAAATGCAGGGGAGAAAGACAACCATGGCCGATGTCATCCAGGCGTATCTTGAACAACAAAAATATTTGATCATTGACGGGGCACTTGGCACCGAGCTTGAGCGCCGGGGGTGCAGCCTTGATGATCCGCTTTGGTCTGCCCGGCTTCTGACAGATAATCCTGAAATGATTGCGGGCGTTCATTCCGATTATCTTCATGCCGGTGCGGACTGTCTTATCACCGCAAGTTACCAGGCCACTTTCCAGGGTCTGGCACGCCATGGATACACAAAAGAGCAGTCCCAAAGGCTTATCCGCTTTTCTGTGACACTGGCAAAAAACATGATCGATGCTTTCTGGGCTGATCCCGCCAACCGGGTCAACCGGCTGAAACCCCTGGTGGCCGCGTCTGTGGGACCTTATGGGGCTTTTCTGGCAAACGGGTCGGAATACACCGGCGATTACGGCATAACTGAAGATGAACTGGTTGAGTTTCATAGGGAACGATTGAAAACACTGGTTTTGGCCGAACCTGATCTTTTGGCCTGTGAAACCCTGCCTTGTTTTGCCGAGGCCAGAGCCCTTGTCCGGCTGATGGAGGACCTGGATACGATCCCGGCCTGGATCAGCTTCAGTGCACGGGACGGCCGGCACATCAACAGCAAAGAGAGCATCCGGGAGTGCGCCCAATGGCTGGATCGCAAACCCTGTGTGGCCGCCTTGGGCATCAACTGTACAGATCCGGTCCATGTGGCATCCCTTGTGAAAGAGATCAGGTCCGTAACCGACAAACCCATAGTGGTGTATCCCAATAAAGGCGGGGTATATGACGGATTGACCAAGGAGTGGACCCCCAAACTGGGCCAGCCCTCCTTTGTTCAAATGGCTGCCCAATGGGCAAAACAGGGAGCCAGGCTCATCGGTGGATGCTGCCAGACGACACCGGACGATATCCGGGGGCTTGCTCTTGCCCTAAAATTATAATCATATTTTTTATCAGACTGATCATCCGGCGTTCACGGTCAGAATATAAAAGAGCCGCCTTGATACACCCGGCGGCTCTTTATCTCTGAAACTTTGAAGTACAATTACATGGCGTCGAAAGCCTCGTCCGGAATGTCGGCGTTGGTGTAAAAATTCTGGACATCATCGTTGTCATCCAGGGCTTCCATGAATTTGATCATCTGCTCGGCTTCTTTGCCTGATACGGCGGTGGTGTTCTGGGGGACCATGGAGATTTCAGCCACCTCGCAGGCGATTTGTGCGCCGTCAATGGCCTCCTTGACCGCATCAAAATCTTCGGGGGCGGTGAGTACATCAAAGCTGTCGCCTTCGTCTTTGATGTCTTCGGCTCCGGCTTCAAGGGCCACTTCCATGAGGGTGTCTTCGTCTGCATGTTCCTTGGAAATGGTAATCACGCCCTTTTTGTCAAACATCCAGGCCACGCAACCGTCGGTTCCCACATTGCCGCCGGCCTTGTTAAAAATATATCTGACATCGGCGATGGTCCTGTTCTTGTTGTCCGTGAGGCACTCCACCATCACGGCCACGCCGCCGGGCCCGTATCCTTCATAGATAATCTCCTCGTAATTGACCCCGTCCATGTCGCCGGTACCCTTTTTAATGGCCCGGTCCACATTGTCCTTGGGCATGTTCTGGGCTTTGGCCGAGTCAATGGCGCGACGCAGCCGGGGATTGGCCCCGGGGTCTCCCCCGCCCATGCGGGCGGCTACTGTAATTTCCTTAATCAGCTTGGTAAATACCTTTGCCCGCTTTTTGTCGGCCGCCCCTTTTTTATGTTTGATGGTCGACCACTTGCTATGTCCTGACATGGATGTTGCCTCCTTGGTTTTTATATCTGAATATCAATAAGTTGTTAAATTTATTTTATGTTTTGCTGCGGACCGAACCTGGATGTTAACAAGTAAAACCAGTCCGTGACTGCTATTTTTTATCTTTTCCTATGATGTAAATTTCCTTGCTTTGTTTTCTGCAGCTTTCGGGCTTAAACACCCGGCACTGCCTGAACGCTGCCTTTACTTCCTGTTCAAACGCTTTAAAGTCGTTCCCCTGGAAAATTTTGCACACAAAATTACCCTGAAAAGCCAAATTTTTCAAGGCCGTGTCCAGGGCCATGCGGCACAGTTCAACTGAGCGGATGACATCCACATCCTTTCTGCCCGTGGTGGCCGGGGCCATGTCGCTTATCACGGCATTAAACGAACCGGCATGGGGCTCAGTAAACGACGGATGTTCAGGGTTAAGAATATCATCCTGAATGGTCAGGGCATTGGGCGGAAGTTTTGTTTCAACTTCTTTTAAATCAATGCCGAGCACACGACCCTGGTCTCCCACAAGCTTTGCCGCATAAAGGGTCCAGGATCCAGGTGAACACCCGAGATCAAGTACAATATCCCCTTTTTTGATAACCTGAAATTTGTTCTGAATATCTTCAAGTTTAAATACGGACCGGGCCGGATATCCCATGGATTTGGCCTTCTGGGTGAGATGGTCAGCCCACTGGCCTGCTTTGCCGCCTTTGCCGGCGGGCTTTGTACCCATTGCCGGCTTTTTTTTACCCTTCAAATAGTACCTCCACGGCATCCTTTAAAAAACTGACGCTTTCAATGGCCATGCCTTTGATTTTTGACAATTGCTTCATGGTGGCCGCAGGCACAAGGCACCGGGTAAATCCCATTTTGGCCGCCTCTTTGATCCGGGCCTGGGCATGGCTTACAGCCCGAATTTCCCCGGTGAGTCCGATCTCGCCGATCAGGGTGGTCTCCTTGTGTACGGGGCGGTCCAGAAAACTTGAGGCAAGGGCCGCTGCAATGGCAAGATCCGCTGATGGTTCGGTGATACGGACTCCGCCCGTGACATTCATAAAAATGTCGAGTCCTGCCAGGTTCATACCCAGCCGTTTTTCCATCACCGCCACAATCAGAGCCACCCGGTTGCTGTCCAGTCCCAGAACCGTTCGCCGGGGGGTGCCAAGCCCGGAGGTAGAGACAAGCCCCTGGATTTCCACCAGGATGGGGCGGGAGCCCTCCATGCTGGCCGTCACCACGGACCCCGGGGCCACCACAGCCCGTTCGGATAAAAACACAGCCGACGGGTTGGGCACCTGGCTCAGTCCCTGGTCCCGCATTTCAAACACCCCGATCTCGTTGGTGGAGCCGAAACGATTTTTAACAGCCCGGAGAATACGGAAAATATGGTTTTTATCCCCTTCAAAGTAGAGCACTGTGTCCACCATATGTTCCATGATCCTGGGGCCTGCAATGGCACCGCCCTTGGTGACATGCCCCACAAGAAAAATAGGAAGGCCAATGGTTTTGGACAGGCGCATGAACTGCATGGAGGCTTCCCGGATCTGGGTGACGCTGCCCGGTGTTGAGGTTACCTGGGGATGAAATACGGTTTGAATGGAATCCACAACCATGGTGTCATACTGATCGTTTTCCGCCATGGCAAGAATGGCTTCAAGATCTGTTTCAGACACCACAAATAAAGAACTTCCCAAAGATCCCAGGCGTTTGCCCCGCATGGAAATCTGGCCTATGGACTCCTCTCCGGATACATAAAGACATTTTTTTCCGGCCTTTGCCAGGGTGGACAGCACCTGGAGCATGAGCGTGGATTTACCGATCCCGGGGTCTCCGCCAATGAGCACCAGGGAGCCGCTGACAATACCGCCGCCCAGAACCCGGTCAAATTCATTGATGCCGGTGCGCATACGAAGGGAAGAAGAGACCTCAACGGATTCGATGGGCACGGGTTTTCCTGCAATGGCAGGCCTGACCGCACCCGCCACACCCGGAGTCCGGGCAACCAGGGTCTCCTCAACAAGGCTGTCCCAGTCACCACAATCCGGGCACTGGCCCATCCATTTAGGCGTCTGGGTCCCGCAGGTTTTACAACGGAAAATGGTTTTATCTCTCTTTTTAGCCACGTCCTGATTTTATCCAACTGGTTGAAAAATCGGGTGAATATATCATGATATTCTATCATGATCAACGTTTTCTAAATGCCAGGCGCTCGCTGATTTTTGCGGCCTTTTCGAATTCCACAAAGGCCAGGATCTGGGCGGCGGAAGCCTCTCGCATTCTTAAAAATATTTCATAGGCAACAGAAAGTTCCATTTTATTGACTATTTCCGCAGCCGCTTTGGGTTTCATGCCGGTATACATTTTCACCAGGCGGTTCATTTTTGCCTCAAATGCGGCGGCTTCCTCCTTCTCTTTGGCGGTTTTTTGGGTTTCAAGCCGGGCCAGATCCTCTTCAATCTGTTTTTTCAGGGCTGTCAGAGACGCCAGTTTTTCATCAATCTGAGCTTCATAGGTTTCCAGTTCCTTTTTTTCTTTGGCCAGTTTTTCACTGGCTTCGGCCACGGATTTTTTCTTATCTTCAAGGCCCTGGAGAACCACTTTGGCAGGATCGGGGCATTCGGGACATGCAGGGCATTCGGGGCAGGGGGCCGATTCACCGTCTTTTTTTTCACCGTCAGCCGGAGCCTTTTCCGGTTTCTGTTCATCTGCCGCCAGGACCAGTGCCGGCTGCCCCGAATGTATGTATGACACACCCATGAAGGCTGCCGTTATCAGAATCACACTGAACAAAAATCCGGCGATCCAGCGTTTAAATGCGTTCATTGTTCACCTCCCTGGCTGTTCTCAAGGATGAGGTTTCATCCAGGATCTTCTGTTCTTCCCGGAGCATTTCATGGGTATGTTCCAGGGCCTGTTTTTCCCGCAGCCGTTCCAGTGATTTTTTGTCAATGGTTCTTTTTTGTAAGTCTTGTCGTTTCTGTTCCAGAATTTTTTCAAGTTCGGCTTTTCTGCTGCGTTCAAGTGTGATCATCTGGTCAACTGCCGTAATAAATTGCCTGTGCCGGTTGAACTGGCCTGCTCCAATCCCTTTTTCCACGAGGACTTCAAGTTGCTCAACCGCAGATATTTTGTCCCCCTGCAACCCTGCTATGCGTTGTTCACAGGCCAAAACATCTGCCACAGCCTGGGCCATGGCCTGCTTGGCAATCTGTTCAAGATGGCACTTGTAATTTAAAAGACTTTGAAGTCTGAACTGAAATTTTTTCATGGATTAGACCTGATTCTGTTGGGGGCCAGCCGGTGTGCCCTTGGTTTCCAGCGCTCTTTTCAGGCCGGCTACACTGGTCCGCATATCCATTTTTTGGCCAACATTCTGGCGCAGCAGTCTGTTGATGCCGGGCATCAGTTTTCTGGCCTGGTCCACATCAGGATCTGATCCGGCCACATAAGCCCCGATGGTGATCATGTCCTCGGCATTCCGATATGCAGCCATGATATTGATGGCTTTGTCCCGCAGGGCCATGTGGTCGGGTGTGCTGACATCCCTCATAACCCTGGAAACACTGGCCATGACATCAATGGCCGGGTAATGTCCGCGGTTGGCAAGGTTTCTGGACAGAACAATATGTCCGTCAGTTATGGAGCGAACCGTATCCCCCACCGGATCATTCATGTCGTCGCCTTCCACCAGAACCGTGTAAATTCCTGTTATTGAACCGCCGCTTTCAAGGATTCCGGGTCGTTCAAGGAGGATAGGGATCTGGACAAAAAATGAGGGCGTATAGCCCCGGGTGGTGGGCGGTTCACCGGCAGCCAGGCCCACATCCCTGGAAGACATGGCAAACCGGGTAATGGAGTCGAGCATGAGCAGCACATCCTTGCCCTGGTCCCTGAAGTACTCGGCAATGGTGGTGGCCAGATACGCGCCCCGCATACGGGTCAAGGGCGGGGAATCCGATGTGGCCGCCACCACGACGGCCCGTTTGAGCCCCTCTTCTCCCAGGGTCTCCTCCACAAAATCCTTAACTTCCCGGCCCCGTTCCCCAATGAGCCCGATGACCACCACCTCCGCAGAGGTATGTTTGGTCATCATGCCCATGAGCACACTTTTTCCCACGCCGGATCCGGCCATGATGGCCACACGCTGTCCCCGGCCCAGGGTAATCATGGAATTAATGGCCCCGATGCCCACATCCAGGGGCTCTTTGATCATTTTGCGCTGCAGTGGCCCCAGGGGTTTTCCGTACAGATAATAGGAGGTTGAACCCACAATCGGCCCCTTATTATCAATGGGTGTTCCCATGCCGTCCACTACGCGTCCCAGCATGTCATCTCCCACCGGTACCATGGGGGACGAGGAAACCGGTACAATGCGGCTTCCCATGCTGATGCCCCGGATGTCACCAAAGGGCATGAACAGCGCTTTTTCCCTCTTGAATCCCACCACTTCAGCCATTACGGACAACCCATGGTCATTTATGATGCGGCACACGCCACCCACACCAAGGCCCAGACTGTCCCCTTCGGCAATCAGTCCGATCACCTGGGACACCCGGCCCACAGGCGTTACGGTCCGGACATTCTCCACAGCCCTGGCATAGGCGCTGAAATCCACTTTTTCAAAAAGATCATTCATCATATTTTAGATCGACTCCCCACCTTGGCAATGGCCTCGTAAACGGCCTGGAGTTTGGATTCAGGATCCGTGGCAATGGTGGCACCGGCACTTTCAATGCGGCACCCCCCCCTGGGAATCATGGCGTCCGAATTCACCGTGATATGGACCAGGGAACGCACCGCCTCAAAAAAGCTCTCCTTAACCATCTCCACATATTCATAATCCTCTGCAGCCACGCTCAGGGTAATTTCTTCAGGTGCGGCAAGCTGGGATAAAGCGTCCAGGATTGTGTTCTTGACCACGGCATCATCTGAGTCAATCTTGGCCATCACCACTTTCCCGGCGATCTTACAGACGAGATCAACCAGCTGGGTCTCATATCGGGCCAGCATGTTGTCCAGCATTTTGTCTGCGGTTTCAAGGGCTTGCCGAAAAGGATTCAGGACGGCCTCCATTTCCCGGACAATCTCCTGTTTTCCGGCATCTCGCCCCTCTTCCTGGCCCTTTTCAAAACCTTGGGCCTCACCTTTGGCAAACCCGTCGGCCTCCCCCTGTTTGAATCCCTCTTCCCGGCCTTTTTTCAACCCCTCTTCATGTCCCCTGGTATGACCATCGGCCTGCCCTTTCTCAAGTCCCTGGACCATACCCTTTTCATAGCCTTTGGCAAATCCCAGTTCTTCCGGGGTAGGTTGTTCTTCCGGCTCATCCTCGTTCTGGGCTTCCTGCGCAGGATCGGACGATTCCTGTTTTGCATCGGGTTTATCCGCAACCACATCCGCCCCCTGGATCAAAGGCTCAAATAACTCCTCTTTGATTCGTTTGGTCACTTTAATCAGGGCCTCAAATTCACCTTCTTCCTTTTGAAACTCCAAAGGATCAATCAAAAGCTTGAACCGGTCAAAATCAGGCTGGGTATCGGGCCCCTTAAGTGAGACCTCTTTATCAAAAGCGTCAAGGGCTCCCACGTCGATGGCCTGGAATTCATCCTCCTGTGGTAGTGGCCGGCCCTTTTTATGCTTTTTTTGATCAGACAAGGACATCATCTTTTCCTTTACCCAGGGTTATGGTGCCGTCGGCCTCAAGCTCTTTGGCTGCTCTGACCACGGCTTGCTGGGCTTCTTCAACCTCTGCCAGGCGGACAGGCCCCATGGCATCCAGGTCGTCTTTAAGCATTTCACCTGCCCTCTGGGACAGGTTAGCAAAAATTTTGGCCTTCATATCTTCAGTGGCGGTTTTCAATGCGTAGGTGAGCTGCTGGCCCTCAACCTTCTTGAGGATCTCTCTCATGGCATTATCATCCACGCTGGTCAGATCCTCGAATACAAACATGAGTTTGCGGATTTCATTGGCCATTTCCGCATCATCTTCCTCAACATATTCCATAACAGCATCTTCGGTGGATTTGTCCACACCATTGATGATCTCCACCAGGACTTCGATACCACCGGCCTTGCCTCCGGGGCCCACCGCGCCACTGAGTTCGTATTTCAGCGCCCTGTCCACATCCCGGACAACATCTTCGGAAATCTGTCCTAGCCGGGCGATTCTCATGGCAATATCCCCTTTGAGTTCATCGGCCAGGTTCATCATAATTTCCGAAGCAATTTCGCTGGGCATATGCGCCAGGATCATGGCTATGGTCTGGGGATGTTCTCCTTCTATATATGTCGACAAGGTGCCTGTATTCACATTCCGGCTCCATATAAACGGTTTGGCCTGTTTCT is drawn from uncultured Desulfobacter sp. and contains these coding sequences:
- the fliG gene encoding flagellar motor switch protein FliG, translating into MPKAIDPENLNGYQKAAIFLIYMGEEYTTQVFSKMKEQEIAEIAFEMSKVDQITADLLKIVCADFNVRYEGESKIVVEGDSFIKNVVNKTLKGSEAKAILDDLEKKKQAKPFIWSRNVNTGTLSTYIEGEHPQTIAMILAHMPSEIASEIMMNLADELKGDIAMRIARLGQISEDVVRDVDRALKYELSGAVGPGGKAGGIEVLVEIINGVDKSTEDAVMEYVEEDDAEMANEIRKLMFVFEDLTSVDDNAMREILKKVEGQQLTYALKTATEDMKAKIFANLSQRAGEMLKDDLDAMGPVRLAEVEEAQQAVVRAAKELEADGTITLGKGKDDVLV